The Lysobacter gummosus genome includes a region encoding these proteins:
- a CDS encoding alpha/beta hydrolase, which translates to MKTAHVLLALLLSASSTAIAAECKDTSKYADARAIVKDLGRIVAPNGVQEAYAARIGGIEQWINVRGQDKDNPILLMAHGGPASPLIPTMWQFQRPIEEYFTVVNWDQRGAGRTYTRQDPNSYADTIHIDRYVDDAIEIAEYVRKRYGKRKVVLAGHSWGTIVGMKAALKRPDLFYAYVGIGQAINVRENERISFDYGMAQAKAHGNTEAVKEMQTIAPYPGNQPITRERIIIARKWAQYYGGLSAYRDESTYFYRAPSLSPEYEDCDRAAVDEGNVFSLGRILPEFLDVDMSQVREFPIPVVMFMGRHDYTTPSQPTAAWLKQVKAPYKHGVWFEHSSHMIQWEEPGKVLLSLVQYVRPLADERASRKP; encoded by the coding sequence TGCTCGCCCTGCTGCTGTCCGCCAGCTCCACCGCCATCGCCGCCGAATGCAAGGACACCTCGAAGTACGCCGACGCGCGCGCCATCGTCAAGGACCTGGGCCGCATTGTCGCGCCCAACGGCGTGCAGGAAGCCTATGCCGCGCGCATCGGCGGCATCGAGCAGTGGATCAACGTGCGCGGCCAGGACAAGGACAATCCGATCCTGCTGATGGCGCACGGCGGCCCGGCATCGCCGCTGATCCCCACGATGTGGCAGTTCCAGCGCCCGATCGAGGAATACTTCACCGTCGTCAACTGGGACCAGCGCGGCGCCGGCAGGACCTACACCCGGCAGGACCCGAACAGCTACGCCGACACCATCCATATCGACCGCTACGTCGACGACGCCATCGAAATCGCCGAGTACGTGCGCAAGCGCTACGGCAAGCGCAAGGTCGTGCTGGCCGGCCACAGCTGGGGCACCATCGTCGGCATGAAGGCCGCGCTGAAGCGTCCGGACCTGTTCTACGCCTATGTCGGCATCGGCCAGGCCATCAACGTGCGCGAGAACGAGCGCATCAGCTTCGACTACGGCATGGCGCAGGCCAAGGCGCATGGCAACACCGAGGCGGTCAAGGAAATGCAGACCATCGCGCCCTACCCCGGCAACCAGCCGATCACCCGCGAGCGCATCATCATCGCCCGCAAGTGGGCGCAGTACTACGGCGGCCTGAGCGCGTACCGCGACGAATCCACCTATTTCTATCGCGCGCCGTCGCTGTCGCCGGAGTATGAGGATTGCGATCGCGCCGCGGTGGACGAAGGCAACGTGTTCTCGCTGGGGCGCATCCTGCCGGAGTTCCTTGACGTAGACATGAGCCAGGTGCGCGAATTTCCGATCCCGGTGGTGATGTTCATGGGCCGTCACGACTACACCACGCCGTCGCAGCCCACCGCGGCCTGGCTCAAGCAGGTCAAGGCGCCGTACAAGCACGGCGTTTGGTTCGAACATTCCTCGCACATGATCCAGTGGGAAGAACCGGGCAAAGTGCTGCTCAGCCTGGTGCAGTACGTGCGGCCGCTCGCCGACGAACGGGCCTCGCGCAAACCCTGA
- a CDS encoding response regulator transcription factor — MSPASAHRPDTVRDDLLREVARTTYCLLSPMEQSVLVAAARGAEDKQIAASLECSISTVRTLWQRIYHKTGLTSRRKLIAKIWSEALRSVGGVVV, encoded by the coding sequence ATGTCACCGGCTTCTGCGCACCGCCCCGATACGGTCAGGGACGACCTGCTACGCGAGGTCGCCCGAACTACCTATTGCCTGCTCAGCCCGATGGAGCAATCGGTGCTCGTCGCCGCCGCGCGCGGCGCCGAAGACAAACAGATCGCCGCATCGCTGGAGTGTTCGATCTCCACCGTGCGCACGCTGTGGCAACGCATCTATCACAAGACCGGACTGACCTCGCGGCGCAAGCTGATCGCGAAGATATGGAGCGAAGCGCTGCGCAGCGTGGGCGGTGTCGTTGTTTAA